The Anopheles maculipalpis chromosome 3RL, idAnoMacuDA_375_x, whole genome shotgun sequence genomic sequence CCatactctttctctctctctctctctacctaTTTCACAACATTTATATCGAAGCCAATGGTACTTAAGGTTAGATAaactaaatttttatttcatgtattttttttaactctccTTTCAATGGACTTgttgaagagagagagattttgCCTGCTTTCAACGTTTCGATACTTATACTTATGTTAAGAACTATTTAACAAATGTGAAAGATTATTTGAGGATTACGGTTTTATAAAGGGAAAACGAGAGAGAATCAAAATGCAATTGCACATTTGTGTTTCGTGTTATCCGCTTTTAAACGCAAATCCCATTTAATCGATcactaaaagaagaaaaaagcaatgtGTACATTAGTAGATactttattttgcaaaaccgaTCGTGCAAAATTCGTCTGCGTTGAGTCTGGGTTGTACTTAAATGTATTGATCTTTAAACTTGATCGAAAAATGGTCTTATTATTACAAAGGCATGTGCCGAGAGCGAAGAGAAATGTTTGAAAGACTTGCACAGGAACGGCAGAATGCAGCCCGTTGACTAAATATGGTGCGGATAGTATATAgggcagaattttaaaactcaaAGATGCTTAGCAAAACACATAGGACTCCCACCACTGCGCGAAAAGCACCACATGATTATAATATACAGCGAACAAGAGATAtgtgtagaaaataaaaacaatacagATGTACAGCGTTTGTTGTctgagtttattttacaggGCATTCTAGCCATTTCCCTATGGTCGTTAGACCAGGGCATATATATTCCCatatatttttgacaattgAATTGAGTTGTGgaataagaacaaaaatatctggGAACGCGCTAAAAACCCTCgggaggaaaatgaaaatattcatGCGAACGTGTCAAAAAGGCCCTAAATTGTAATCTTACAAAAGAATAATTTCGACTTTCAGATATGCTCGTGAACGATCGTCCTCTATGCGGCAGCTTGCTGTCCTTGCACCTTGGTCATTTCGGTTTTAAACTTTGCTATCGTTTCTCGAGCAAGTTTCAATTTGTCCTTCAGTAGCGCGATTTCCGATATTACCTTCGCCTTGGTTTCGATGATATTCTCCAACGCCTGTAGCTTTTTCTCCTCAACTGGAACacgaaacaagaagaaaaaatacattatATTAATCGGCTTTTACGGGTTTAAAATGTACTCGATCGTGCCGAAAGCTTACAATCCGTATCATGCTTCCAAATGCCACTCGTTACAGGCTTCACGTTCGTCAGCTGTTGCTGCATTAGCTGTGTCGGCTCCTGGAACACCAGCTCTTCGTACTGCTCCGACACCAGCCCCTTCTTGCCCTCGATCTGTGACGATACCTCACCGTCCAGGATGGGCGACTGGAACAGCTTCAGGATGTGGTACATCGTGACGGGCCGTTCGGTTGGATcgtgaaaatgaatttttatcaCTATCTCAAACTCGCCCCACCCAGTTTCGGTCACTTCGTACGGTGGTTTCGTGATGATGCGGTTCGGGTTCGCGTAGCTTTCGTGCAGCTTAAAGTGTATCTTTTTCACATACGATTGCATGTCCTCGTTTTTGTACGGTTTCACGTACACCGTCCACTGATGCGTGTGGCCATCTTCCTCTCGCTTTTTACCAAACGAACGTGCCACATTACCGTAAACCACTGGTTTTACTATGGTTAGACCCTGATGGAATGGAAGACAACAcaaccaagttgtaaagggcaCGGAACATTGTTTCGAGTCGATGTTTGCCTACCTTTACTCGGCCACCCGAGTCAGGACCAAAGTGTGTTAGCATATTCATCGTGGATGATTGCACTCTGTAAACCAATAATCTTTAATCGTAAACTTTAATGTGGAAGAAAGCAAAGCGACGACGAAAATACAACCATTTGCCCGTGCGCGAAAcgaaatttgtttgtaaacaacgCCGATGATGCTGACGAGAGCTGTCAAAAATTTGACGTTTTGCAGGCGATGAAAAACACGGGAAaacagaattctgaaaaaatgCTCCGAAtttattagaattttaaaattttcccaaaCTTTGGCCTCGGACTACCCTTTCTGGTTTACTTAATTTAACTTTACTCTTGACTGGTCCTACGTACGCTACCGCACCTAACACGGGACGACTTCAGAATTAGAACAGAATTTTTCTCCTCGGCATACTAACGACCTAGGCTAGTCTGCATTACATGACGGTCATGTAATGGTttacaaaaattaatattactGCGTGGTTGGAAACTCGTTTGCGAAGCTCAGCATATCCGTTTGTTTGAAGGGATGGGGAGAACACTTACCTACTCATTTATCACGCGCTATAATCGCTCGAcaccgtcgtctgccaatccaatatccaagattttttttgcggaTGCATCAACGCCATCACTTCGTCTCAATTTAGGCCTACCATACCTCCTCTGTCCAAATTCAAGgaataaaaatgctttaagGGCTGGGTTGTCCGGTGCCGTTCTCATGGCATGGTCAGTTAAGTAAAATCTTCTTGGTCTGCTCAGAGTTATGTACGTCGCGCCGACATGGTCAGATCGTCTATCCGTTTCCACCAAattcgatctagggctgcagtcctccatttACTCCTTACAATAGTCCAATACTCATAACTGCAGAAGACTACTGGACGTATCAGTTTCCGATACATCGGGCATTTCTGGTGCTGTTGGAGTTTCTCCGGCAATTaggtaatttattttcgtcgcattgatcctcaatcctaTTTGCCTCACATATCCGTCCGAAGTCATCCACGAAGTCTAGGAATTGTAGTAGTAAAATAAACGAACCAAAAATTTATACTATATCTTTGGAAATTATGCTcaggaagaatttttgaaagataataatataacaacCCATGTCCTGCTTTGCTTCACGCTTGTTGTCGTGCATTGGAAAAGGTCTTCCTGCTACACAGTTGCAGTTCATTACAAATTTACTAACTACCTCCCCACACAGATTCAATTATGATTGCGCGGTTAGGTGCCCTACTACTAGCCGGCACACAAACGTATTTTACAGTCGCAGTTCTGGTGGGCATTCGTCATCGATCAATATTATCACATGCAACAACAGACCCGATAGTGTTGTTAGGATGTATGTAAACTGTATCGACGCCTAGCATGGTTCAGTATGACCATACGCTTACATCGTTACTTTCCGTCCATTCCGTTTTTATCGTTCGTGCGGTGAACATCGGCGAACGAGTGGAGATTTTGTCAACCTCCCCACCAGCTAGCGAGTGGTTAAGTGCATACACAGTGTGCTTGGCGATTGAACAAGTGGAAGCAAAACGatcttctgtgtgtgtgtgtgcgttcgcgTGTTGCATGTAAATCTTACATTacgaaaaaggagaaaaaacacgTGTCTAACGTAATTATTCTACGCCGTGTTTGGCAAAGTCGTGCGCATACGACAGTCACCGTGTAAAAAAGGTGTTGGGTAAAAGCGTGAAAAGAATTATTCTCTCTACTGGTGAGTTAGTCTCCGCTGCGCCGTTTTGCCGTACCTTCGCGGCTAGTTAAATACACACCTACGCATCTTATCAGCTTTAACAgctccacacacaaacaaacgtgtgttggaaaaaaaactgatggTTTTATTAAGTGACAACTGAAAATTTTGTTCTGAAAAGGGGTGATTCATTTATCGGTGATAAGCTTAGGTTAGACATTTAGAATGTGTTGTGCAAGTGTAAAAAAGTCAGAAAAGCTCCATAAAATCTTCCATTGCAACCACGCAAACACATGGTGGTTGATTGGCCACgttggtgatttttttccGTTCTGAAATTATGATTCAATTTTGCATTACTACTCTCCGTCGCACTCTGAGCACAGCAACACAGCAGCCTTCGACACGCTTAGCACACACCAGCCTACTACACGCTGGatgaaagcaacagcaaagtACGAAAAATAGGCATCTGTTTTGGAAAAGAGATCAATTTACAGGTGGTTACGAAATGGGTCTAaaataagaaggaaaagaaaacgagcCTGTACACCGAGAGGTGTACAGTACacgaaccatcatcatcgaatACGACGCGAGGCCTACCTAGGCTAGCTCAGCATAATGATCGGCATTTGGTTCGTAGCCAGCAACCCCCCAAAAAAGCCTCCCTCCACAGAACCGGGTGGatgcaaacacaaaataaaccatGAATTTATCATGCCGGTAGAGTAGTAGTGgttgtagtggtggtggtgattatTATGTCCAAAGATGTAATAACCCCTtcttttcgatcgatttttagCCCTGAAAATTGTTGGCGTTTCATGCTTACCCTCGGTGGCGTTGACAAGCGTGCTAGAAAGTTGCCCCAGCACGGATTCGGACGAACCGGGGTGAAGTAAGACAACTTTTTTGCACACCTTGACTTTTTGCAAGGTAGAATTGAATCCCAATATTTGGAAAATGCCGATGGTACTGCCAATGATCTTACTCCAGGAGAATGCAACAAACCTACAGGGATTGCGATTCTTCCGTGCCAGCTAGTAGTGAGCTGATCAAAGATCTAGTGATCATGGTTAGTGTTGGGTAGTGAGCTCTTCAATTTCAAAAGGTAGACTCTTTGCCATCTACCTCTAGCCCGCGGTACCTCTTTTCACTTTTCGAGCTCTTCTCCGACACAAGATAACTCTTCGCACAACCAAGATAGCTCTTCGTCCTCCCAAGATAGCTGTTCGCCCTCACGAAGAAGCTCTTCATCCTCACGAGGTAGCTCTTCATCCTCAGTTATCGCTACCGGGAGGCCTTAACTCTCACATGTTAGTGAGCAGTTGTCCGCTCTTTAAAAGAAGCTACTTTACACAATACAACATTATAGCGTGAGGATAAACCCTGATTGCGTTCTTATGTCCCcacaacattaaaataaaacattaagaaGATTGCTTGCTCTGCTCAACAATCAACATCAGTTACTCTTCCCACCTCTTTGTTCTTTAAATCTTTTAAGCTAGCTCCAATCCCATTCACTACTAGCTCGTTTCAATTGGTCGAGCACACGGATTAGCTCACTAGTTTACACTAAGCAAAGACTACTCTCTAGTCCTGACCATTACATGGCAGATAAGTCAAAAAACATGATGTTATTTGAAACACGATTAGATGCGTTTTTCCGGTTTTTATACGTATAAGCTTCCTCGAAAGTACGCTCTACGATAAGCGCCTTATCTTATCGTTAGCATCTTGTTGGTACGCAGTTTTTAGCAGGGCACAGTAAACCCTCTTCCAGCCTGTTGGCTAATTATTTGCAGAACCATTCACAGTGCAATTCGAATGTACCTGTGAGTAAATAGCCCTCCCTCGAGCGTCAGTATATCATCATTGAAGTAAGACTTTTTTGTTTAGAAAGACGAAGGCATCTCGTCAACAGGAATTGTAGCATTAGTTAGTAGCGTTTCTGCTCTAATTTTTAGCGAATATTTAGAGATTACTTAAttcaactatccaactaaCGTATGGCCTACGCGTATGGCGTATTTTCATGAGAGAGTCATTGAAACCGAAATGTGTCGAATATAGGTTAAGTCTAGGTCTAGGTGTAGGTCTAAAACAGTTCTAATACCGTTTTCCATTGCTTCTATTCTTACAGAACGAGTTCGCGagaaaacaaactacaaaaaTGGCTCTTTCAACTAGTGCAAATTTCATCAAATATTTACTATTTCTATTCAACTTTTTCTTCGCTGTAAGTAACTGCACCGTTTCTCCCATCGCACGCCAGATAATAAAGCGCACAATTATTGGGTTTTTTCCCCAAATCATTCCTATAGATCACGGGCGTTATTATAATGGCCGTTGGATTGACGGTACAAGGAGCATACCACAACTTCCGGGACATTCTCGATGCAAAGTTCTTCAGCATTCCCACCTTCCTGGTGGTGATTGGATCATTCATTTTTGTGATTGCCTTTTTCGGTTGCTGTGGTGCGTACAAGGAAAACTACTGCATGACCCTTACGGTAAGCGATCGTTTGGTTGTACAATTTTTGCCCGAACGATGAGTTTGAAACTTTCAAAACTTGTGTTTTCGTCACAGTTTTCGGTGCTATTGATCTTGATCTTCATTCTTGAACTGGCGGCCGGTATTAGTGGGTACGTGCTACGAAACGATACTCGCGAGCTCGTAAGCAATGCGCTCAACTCCTCCATGAAGAGCTATGGTGGAGATAATGGTGGAGACATTACACTCGTTTGGGATGAAATTCAGGTGGACGTAagtatttttttgtagaaagaaaaaaagaatccgaCCCTTTAATGTTATGGTTGTAATCGGGATTTCCCTTCTAGTTCGATTGCTGTGGTGTGTACAACAGTTCGGACTGGGCTCGTGCAAATCCTACCAAGTTTAATGAAACATCGCTACCGATGACCTGCTGTCGGCGACAAACCGGTAAGTAGCACAGAGACTATATGCAACGCTTGtttcttttaacaaaaaaaaaattttgttcaaCAAAAGGTGCCATCGGATACGTATCCTGCCCGGATCCGTCCAGTGCTACACTGCGCAAAACTGGCTGCATCGACTCTTTCGGTGACTTCATTAAGGCACACGCTGTAAGCCTAGGTGCTGCTGGTATAGCACTGGCTGTAATTCAGGTTTGTTAATACGCCTAATTTCGTTGCCTAAATATTCGTGTGACTATAACAGCCTtctatctttttattttagttcttCGGAATCCTATTTGCTTGCTATCTGTCCAAGCAAATAAAGTTGCAGGGCGTCAGCAGCTATTAGGATTCGCATCTACTCGTCACGATGTTGTGTAGTTGAGTTTAAAAagtgttattaattttttgcttaaataattGCATGCACCCGACACACACTCGCTAATAAAGTTGAACGACAATTTAAATGGCTATGTACTTACTCAGTTTTGTAGTCCTTGGTCTGCTGCGGAAATTCTCGATATCACTCAAGGGGTCTTTCTCATCGACAAATCAATACCGTCCCATCATCTTAATTTCGACCCCACGAGCCGTTTCTGGATATTCTTCTAGGCATCTGAGATTTAGAAGATATTGTAGAAGATAGTCCTAGGCTCTGATGAAAATTATGTCCACTTTGTATGGAGATTATTTCTCTTCTCAAATAAGTTGCATGGAAAGGTACTTCCCACCTAACGAGTCTTTCCTATAAAATTCGCTGTGAGCGGATCTACTGTAATATTGTGATTGAAGGTTTGGCATTCATTTTTCAATCTTCTTTCAAATTGAGGAGTATCTGTTATGCTATCATACTAATGTAGCTCATGGTACTCATACGCGACAAATGTACTGGCCTTTTAGGAGCAACTAATCCGATTCCCAGTAGCGacaatcgattttatttttaaacaacacATTCCTCTACAATTGCAAGCTCCTCATGACGCCGAAAAGAGTACCTTAGTTCATCAGCTTAATATCGGAACGCTTGGCCATATGTTTGTAATCGGTGTGCACGTAAAACTCTTGGAACGTCGGTTCCACGAGCTTATCCTTCGGAATCGTTTTGAACACCGGTTCTCCATACCAGGTACCAACCTTCGGAAGagaataacaaacaacaattaaaaatctaaCCACCATCGATGGGGGGAATAGCGCATGACAAGTTTCATACCTCCCATCCTTCGACGTTCTTCATCAGTTCAGCCTCTTCGTCACGGTTTCGTCGCAGCTGCTTCAGATACTCACGATCTCtttccgccagcagcagcgggtAGATGACATTCTTGGCGGATCGCATCTCGATTTCATTCCGATGGTTTTCCTTCACATTCAACCAGTACAGGAACAATCCCGCTGTTGAAATACCGGCATAACCAGCGATCATTTGCCATCCTACGAGAAGGGTTAAATTAGGAATTACTAGGCCCGTACCTCCGgtaatgttgtgttgtgatgATGACATAACCATCAGAAGGTAAACTTTACTCACCTTTGAAATAGGTTTTAGCAGGCACCCGCTTGAATGGGATGTTCTGATAGCCGCCCTTCGGCGGAAGGTCCTGCAATTTGGCGGGGCTGCTCATGTCCGGATATTCACGTTAGTTTCAGGaggccaaacaaacaaacccgcAGCTCCCCGGACGGTTCTTTTGCAATTCGGCAAGAAATCGTGCAAAAGTTGTTTTGATAAATGCTGTCAGATTGAAAAACTGTCATTTCGTATGCGTATGTGTTTATACTGTatcgttttttgcttctcgatTCGCCACGGAAAGCTCATTTAAAATCACCGTTAAAGGAAAATCGTTTCAAATACGAAAATTATAGCGATTTTTTCGAGTAAAATCATGAACTACAACTTAAGTATAGGACGAGTAGCGTTTATTATGTTgttattcaattgtaaaattaaattcattgaCTTATACATTTGACGCAATTTGTAACAAAACTCAAAGAATACTCTACATTATGACAAGAAATGAGGTATTTATTCGATTTTAAACTAGTCAAAAGAATGCTAAGGTTCTGTACAGGATCAACCTTTGTTAAATTGCCACCCCACTTAAGTCACGCGCATAAGTATGAGTACCACACACTCCACACGCCCGATAAGTTCGTTATCGTGTAAGTCTTATCAATATGGCTCATGCTGATAAACGTTGCAGTACTTTTTCCCGAGCTTTAATGATTCGCACAGGGTATATCTAGTTCATATAAgattaaaaatacaacacaatACATTGCTACACTGGCACACACATACTCCTATGTTACAATTTTTCACTCGACGCGGTCATGCTATGCATTTTCGAGTACGCGAATTGGTTTCGCTTGTCCGTGTAGAGCAAATCTTCATCAGCAAACGTAAATAGCTTTAGCTTACGCaccaaaaagaaaccaaatccAGCGCCACATAGCTGGAagagaatgaaaaaagaaaattatgtttacgCGGTGCCTgactaaatattttttttaaacccaacACGTACCTGCAATAGCACAGTTGTCAGCGTGTTAGTTATAACCGTATTTGCCGTTTCGTAAAATATATCGTACATTCTCGAATGGCAACCGACGTCGTAGATTGTGCATTGCGTTGTATCAGCCAGATCACAGCAGGAAAGTGGAACTAGCTGCGCTATCAGATCCTTATCGTCCGGCGTCACCTCTTCCGGTGGCATTGCCGTAAACCAATCGGTATAATTGTGAACTCCGCAACACTTTAGCTGATGGACGGGATGGAGGTTTGCGTTACCAATTTGTACGCTTTTCCGTTGCAATATTCATACTAACCTGCGTTTGATAGGAATCCACGTACGGTTGCCAACTGACATCGGTTGGGTACTGATTAACGGAAAGCCACAGTTTGCTCTCCATTTCCATGTCCATATGATATCGCTGCGTGTATCCGATGAATGCTACCGTACCTTCCATCAGTGAAAACacgatcaacagcaaacagaaCTGGGGACGGTAAAGAGCCACAAATTAGTCACAAGATTTGGAATTTCCAATTGGGTTCACGGAGCAGTATACCGTGTACAATACAGGGCGATTTTCTCTCCAAGTGCCAAGGAACCCGATGAATGCAAGCACTACACACAAAGCTCCAACCAGCATCAAGAACAAAACCAACCGGTACATCCGAATGTCCATAAGCACGTCCAACTGTTCATACTGCATTCGGCATACCGTTGCAATCGTTAACAACAGTACGCCCAAGTACTAACGAAAACAATGCCAATAAACGTATTAGTCATTTGCACTATAGCTCTTGTTGAATGCTAAACTTACGCAAAGCATGGTACAGATCATgcagaagaaaattttgaTCCATTTTTTGGACCAATCTCCGGACACTTTTAACTCTTTCATTGCGATCGAAAAGACGCGCACCGTGTCTTTTTAGCTGTGTCGAACTGAATACTATTGAGCAAGATTTACCGCACCCTGCCTGTGAGGGTAAATAGTAAAAAAGAGACGATTGCAAACACGCAGAGTAGGAATCACACTGATAACAGCACACCGGTTGTTACTGCATCATTCTCCTGTCTGTGGCACAATCCCCACGTACGTCCCCAGCATAGGTTCTCTGtaagcttgtttgtttttcgggcTAGATCGTTATGCCGTATTGTGCGCGCCCAAGTGTAAGCGTGCTCATGTCCGACCCAGCAGCGATCTAGTTTTgttattacttttttatgatttttatgtgCATTGATCTGTGTCTCCAAATGTGGGTTTTCCCTCAGAACGAACACAAGCGATTGTGTAGGCAAAATGCTAAATGAGCACGTATTGCGCTGACTATGCAAATATGTTGTCGCTAACCATCGGGCCAGCATAAAAAATTAACTGGACGTTCTCGGTGTGTGTGATCGAGAAATGCTTGTTTGTAGCATATAGCGATGTATGGGAAGTGTGGCTTTTCTTTTTAGGGCTGCTCCGAAACTGATCAAAGGAAAACACTTCCTTGGATAGAATTCTGTGTGACTGTGTCCACTCAGTCTTCGATCATTCATTGCGCGTATTTTTTCATACTTTAAACAGCTAAAAAGACAGATAAGTCATAATAGACAGTAAATTAgcgaaaagataaaaaaactaaatacagCCTAAACTAttaaaaaacgaaggaaaacgaATAACGTAAACAACGAGAAAATTGCGAACGATTTTTTTGTACGAACCTTGAAGCCCACCCACCTTATTACTAGTAGCCCTGAGCAAAACGAACTGTCAAACTGAAGTTCGTTCGAAATCACTGGCGGGAACGTTTGTTGTTTACAAACGTTTCGTGTATATTCCTGTATGTGCGTTCTTCCTGTGCGGGTATGATTCGTTCGTTTGTGTAAATTGTTTGCTTAAGCTTTTTCGAAAATGCTATCACATCTTGCAACATCCGTTATTAAACTCGGTCAAAAACGACAAAACGATGATTTGAAGGATATGCTGGAGAAGCTGCAATCATCGCAGGTAAATAAATGTCCGGT encodes the following:
- the LOC126565327 gene encoding YEATS domain-containing protein 4, yielding MNMLTHFGPDSGGRVKGLTIVKPVVYGNVARSFGKKREEDGHTHQWTVYVKPYKNEDMQSYVKKIHFKLHESYANPNRIITKPPYEVTETGWGEFEIVIKIHFHDPTERPVTMYHILKLFQSPILDGEVSSQIEGKKGLVSEQYEELVFQEPTQLMQQQLTNVKPVTSGIWKHDTDFEEKKLQALENIIETKAKVISEIALLKDKLKLARETIAKFKTEMTKVQGQQAAA
- the LOC126565213 gene encoding CD63 antigen-like, which gives rise to MKELKVSGDWSKKWIKIFFCMICTMLCYLGVLLLTIATVCRMQYEQLDVLMDIRMYRLVLFLMLVGALCVVLAFIGFLGTWRENRPVLYTFCLLLIVFSLMEGTVAFIGYTQRYHMDMEMESKLWLSVNQYPTDVSWQPYVDSYQTQLKCCGVHNYTDWFTAMPPEEVTPDDKDLIAQLVPLSCCDLADTTQCTIYDVGCHSRMYDIFYETANTVITNTLTTVLLQLCGAGFGFFLVRKLKLFTFADEDLLYTDKRNQFAYSKMHSMTASSEKL
- the LOC126565562 gene encoding NADH dehydrogenase [ubiquinone] 1 alpha subcomplex subunit 13; protein product: MSSPAKLQDLPPKGGYQNIPFKRVPAKTYFKGWQMIAGYAGISTAGLFLYWLNVKENHRNEIEMRSAKNVIYPLLLAERDREYLKQLRRNRDEEAELMKNVEGWEVGTWYGEPVFKTIPKDKLVEPTFQEFYVHTDYKHMAKRSDIKLMN
- the LOC126565284 gene encoding CD63 antigen, whose amino-acid sequence is MALSTSANFIKYLLFLFNFFFAITGVIIMAVGLTVQGAYHNFRDILDAKFFSIPTFLVVIGSFIFVIAFFGCCGAYKENYCMTLTFSVLLILIFILELAAGISGYVLRNDTRELVSNALNSSMKSYGGDNGGDITLVWDEIQVDFDCCGVYNSSDWARANPTKFNETSLPMTCCRRQTGAIGYVSCPDPSSATLRKTGCIDSFGDFIKAHAVSLGAAGIALAVIQFFGILFACYLSKQIKLQGVSSY